A single genomic interval of Pomacea canaliculata isolate SZHN2017 linkage group LG5, ASM307304v1, whole genome shotgun sequence harbors:
- the LOC112564874 gene encoding uncharacterized protein LOC112564874, with the protein MMTPAFIQEVVTAGKTGKNDEEMTPSSDTVSQEKQREVVLQRCQSQPNLGLNAVVPDDSAKISSRLKYVASCSKLQAEDCFVSKRKQVFRFHPGGKENIAPVILGLDFIGPCSDEEEGSPTDDLTLQRRCYYCGAIKSYLMDIDAHERTRLKEVPKAGKRVSEHGQQNVFSVTLASTNTQSSSNSNNNIQLTTASEQPRLPFCKICQAEFPVSPLVQIKMKGTGPAQVPTLNRTKGQHTTETPLFRVAVAQQRAMTRSMTASRARRAILCCRLSARTILSLSLLGVFVLMLVIAMALSLSLRR; encoded by the coding sequence ATGATGACACCTGCTTTCATCCAAGAAGTGGTAACCGCTGGGAAGACTGGAAAGAATGATGAAGAAATGACGCCATCTAGTGACACCGTCAGCCAGGAGAAGCAAAGGGAGGTTGTCTTACAGCGATGCCAAAGCCAGCCAAACCTTGGGTTGAACGCTGTCGTTCCCGATGATTCTGCCAAAATTTCCAGTCGTTTGAAATATGTTGCCAGCTGCAGTAAGCTGCAAGCGGAGGATTGCTTTGTCAGTAAAAGAAAGCAGGTGTTTCGTTTCCATCctggaggaaaagaaaacattgcacCAGTGATACTGGGCTTGGATTTCATCGGTCCTTGCTCTGACGAAGAAGAAGGGTCACCCACGGACGATTTAACTTTGCAAAGACGGTGTTACTACTGTGGCGCCATCAAGAGCTACTTGATGGACATAGACGCCCACGAGAGGACTCGACTGAAAGAGGTTCCCAAAGCGGGCAAGAGAGTTTCTGAGCACGGccagcaaaatgttttctctgttaCGCTTgcttccacaaacacacaaagcagcagcaacagcaacaacaacatacaatTGACGACCGCTTCAGAACAGCCACGGTTGCCCTTCTGCAAGATCTGCCAGGCGGAGTTCCCGGTGTCTCCCCTGGTCCAGATCAAGATGAAGGGCACAGGACCGGCGCAGGTGCCGACCTTGAACCGCACCAAAGGTCAGCACACAACCGAAACGCCTCTGTTCCGCGTGGCCGTGGCGCAACAGCGTGCGATGACGAGGTCGATGACCGCTTCCAGAGCGAGGCGGGCCATCTTGTGTTGTAGACTTTCAGCACGGACGATCCTGTCGCTGTCCTTGTTGGGAGTCTTCGTGCTTATGCTTGTCATCGCCATGGCGTTGTCGCTGTCGCTGCGCAGATGA